From Patagioenas fasciata isolate bPatFas1 chromosome 23, bPatFas1.hap1, whole genome shotgun sequence:
AGGAAAACGCTAACTTGTTTTCTAAAATTCTATTCAGCAAGCTCAGTTCTAGAAGGAGAAGAAAGTGCAAAAATTGATTTCAGAGACAGAAATGACACAGAATTTGAAGAATTATCAACCCTGGTGAGTATAATTCTAAATGAGGCTCCCTTATTTAGATTTCATATTCCTGGTACTGTCATTCCCCATCTTATACtgtaacctggggttgttcctacccagattcaagactctacacttgcccttgttatatttcattacatttttccgcgcccaactctccagcctgtccaggtctctggatggcagcacagcttccagtgtcagccactcctccccgcttggtgtcaccagcaaacttgctgacagtcactctattcccttgtccaaatcattgatgaatatattgaataataccggccccagtactgacccctgaggcactgcactggatccaggcctcaactggactctgcccattgaccacgactctctggcttcttcccttcagccagttcccagtccacctcactacccgctcacccagaccgcactccctcagttcagctgtgaggatgctgtgcagactgtgtcaaatgcctcactcaagtcaaggtagatcacgtccaccgctctgccatcatccatccacctctttatgtcctcataaaagtcaatgaggttggtcaagcacgacttccctggGAGCTTCCGGGTCTCTTGAGAATGAAAGTGCCCgattgaaagtaaaaaaaaaaaaacaaaacaaaaaaaggcttctctgtacctcaaaGATTTTGCTTAATCGGGACCCACCGAGCTGCCTCTGATCAGCTGAAACCAAACAGAAACTAAAGTTACAAAAAACAAGTCCAGGAAAAAAGGCAGGCATGCAGTCCTCTCCTACCCCTTTTGTAGTCCAGCGTAGACCTCACCTGATTTATAAAGCCTCTAGCAGCAAAGacaaatcaccttttttttttggcactttaCACAAGTCAAAGACAAGAGGTAATAGCTAAACAAGCATCCATAGGgcacctgacaggctgagaaatttAAATACTTGTTTCATACACACAGCCTGAGTGTACtgagcttttattttccttcttcctcccaaTTCCTGCAGTTGCCCACAAGACTGCACCACGCAACAAATCTCTTGGAGTTTGGAGAACTGATGACCACAGAAAGTGCGTTTGCCACAAGTGAAGACAGTGAGCATTCCACGGGTTACGAAACTAACACAGAAACTGTTGACGGTAAAAAAgtcttttctattttattataTCAAAGTTCTACTGCCATCTACTAAACCAGTGCACTCTCAGTTCTACCCCAAGGTAGGCTATAACTCTCTGAAGCCATCACTTTCTTTTCAGATGATTAGTATGGAAATCAAACAGCtcttcagaatttatttttaccAACTCAAAGATCCTCGAATGCAGGAAACACAACTGTTATAACCTGGCTGCCCTCTTGATTTTTGCCGAATTCTCCGCCTTAACTTTCCTGGAGAGACACAAATTACTGTCACACACATACAAAGCGAATTGCACCCACATTTATACAACAGTCAGTGAGCAGCAGATCAGTGCAAAAGGCTGATATTCTGCACATACACTGAGAGCAAAGCAAAATTGTATCAGCATGAATCAGTCTCAGGCAATTAAAATCTGATCTCCATCTTAATTAGAATTATTTTATACCAGGTATATTCTTATTGATGCTAACATGACCACATTCTATTTTCACTGGTACATATTAATTCACATTCAGTCCCTTAGGTTTTAATTTCTATTACTTCAAAGTGCTCTTTGCTCTCATTCTCTCAAGGTTTTCAATTGTTCAATTGTCCTATCAAAGAACAACCTATTAGACAGCCCTCAAGACATGGTGATATAGTTGCTGGAAGTTTTCCTTGGATATAGCACTATAAATTGAGATGTAAAACTCTGCACAAAGCTGAGTGATTAAGTAATTATTCTCTTTCTGGCTTCACAGGTGGACGGAGTGGGGAAGCAGAGAAAACCGAAAAAGGTATTAAACAAAAGAACTGCTTATAAAGACAAGGGAGAAGTTAACTGCCAGGCAACACCTTCTAGAAGCCACTAGCCCTGCCCATGTCACTCTTAAATAAAAGTTTTGGGAGAAGACATGATCTACTCCCTGATCTGCCTCCTCTAGTTCACCTGATTGCTGTCTCCATGGCCACATCTGTACAGAGCCCTCCAGCCCAAGGGCACATTTGCAAGTGACAAATGACCCTGCTGGATATGCCAAACCTGCTTCAGAGTTTACAAGATAGAAGGAAATTTTCCCCAAGGGTTGGGATGCAGCAGAACAAGTGTCAGTTCTATCAGTAGCCTCTTGTCAATGGTGTCCATGAGAAACATGCCAACATTCCCAATTTCCTCTCTCAGGTGGCCTGGAAACAATTGCACTGGTTGGAATAATCATTGGAATCATAGTTGCAGTTGGAATCCTTGCAGGAATAATAATTGCTGTTGTAAGGAAGATGTCAGGCAGGTACTCGTAAGTAAATTGCTAATCAGTCTTTTCAAACAAGCATCATCCTCTGAGCAAGGTCACAGGAATCATTCTGGAGATGTCTAATGCTTCTATTTTgacaaaataacttattttcttgTTATACAGCACCTATTGTTTCAGCAAGAGCTGCCAATGCCTTGTAGGTGATCTAAACCCCCTCACACACTCCAGAACAATGTCAGATACTGCATGCATGCTGTTATACCCATCAGGTGCATGGGGTTTGGATTACTTTACTGCACAGAGGTAAAATTCACTATGAATGACTACAGGACCAACTTCTGGAAGCGCTGGACAATGTATGAACACTGACAAGCGATCTTGGTCTTACCACTCTGGACATCTGTGGAAGCTCTTTTGGTACCAATAAGATTAACTGGTGCCATGCAAATCTAAAGTGCTTTATAAACTCCGAAGTAGTAAGAAAACCACGTTCCATTTAACAAAAACTGTTCACCCAGCATTAGTCAGTGGCAGGAAACAAGTTGTAATTCCAGTAATAGGGATGGGGAAAGCAAAATGTGAACTGGGAAGAGAAATAAAGTGGTAACAGGAAagacaagggagaaaaaaaagatcatATAACACACGTGTAACTACGAACAACAATTAAAcctctgtggtttttgttttacagGCCCTGAAAATAGTTGAAACAAGCAACCATGCCATTCTACACCAGAAAACACAAGTGCTTCTTATTTCATAAGAACCAAAGACTACTCCTGTATTGCTGTGAGGAGATGATCCATGGAAAATCTGGTGAAAGAATTCCAGGTCTATGGGGATCCCACACAACTCTAAGgactcctcccctgccccagacTACAGAGCATGGAACATTTCACAGGATTTTTACCAACCAGGAATTTACTAGAGGAACAAAAAAGATtatgcaataagaaaaaaaacccagcagcaaTGAGATTTACATCTGAAAAGTGATTTGCAGGTAATATGTGTTAGCTTGATTTTTAAACGCTACCAAAGATTATTTCATAttccatttttttaatgcatttatttaaaaacacataTCCAGAATCTTTCAAGTTTTTGGCTGAAGTGCTTGTGGCATGTTTCGCTACTAAACGATGTATCAAAAAGGAGGATTGGCTTCAGAGAGAAACAGTTATTTACAAATTTAGAAAATATTAGATACTGGAAGCTAAAATCTTTCCGCTATTGATACAGATTGTCTGCTCTTGATACTTACGTGGCAAAATATGGTAGGCCCAGCTGGAACTGACCTACCAGCTAAACGCTTGCTCATCTGACTGTTGCACCAGGAATTTCCTGTCTTGTTGCAGACACACAGGGATTGAAATACACATCCTGAATTAAAGGGTGCTTGGAAAATACCCAGTTTTGATGGGTCACTTTAAGCAGTTACTCAGCACGCTTCAGAGCTGACATGTAGAGGCTTCTGAACTAGTttatactgtttttttctttccaacgGTCTGATTTGCTAACTAACTGGATAGTTGGCTTGTTTGCTAACACGTGCAACACTAGATCAGGGTGTGTTAATGAGGTACAACGCACCTTGGGAGTCTACAGCTTTTCTGTGGCATATTTAGTGCAGCAGGACCCGAGTGCACAGAGTTCAGAGCAAAGGCTTTGTACATCAAGTGGTTGCAACACATTCTGTTCTTTAAACTTTGAGGCACTGAAATGTTTGGTGTGAAAATCATGGTAATCTATATGGTCAATATTTGCTAAGCAGAACAACttaaatatatttgcttttcCGTTTCTTTCATGTGCCATGAACTACCATATCAATCCAagctttggaaataaaaatgataATGTAAGTTGTCTTATTTTCAAtaattgttctttattttctttaaaaaacacctACGAAATGTTATAAACTTCCACCAGTTTTCCTaaattgttttattatttgtCTTATCAGTGCAGTTAGAGTAAACCTTCATTTCTGAAAGTTCTGGTATATCAGTTATCTGTCAAGTTTACAGTCTCTTACAGATGAGCAGATGAGGTCCCGTCCCTGCAATACAATTCACACACACCTTAATACACTTTCCAGCTCCCGTGACTCAGTTCAGTTGAAGACAACTGTCTTGGCTAGGAAGAGTTTGACTTTTCACACTGGCATCCTTTGCCCCTGTCCTTGCAGGCTGCAGTACTTCTAGGGAGCCAGAGTACTTCACATATTTAGTTTCCAAGAGTCCACACGTCCCACTGGTTTTAGAAAGAGAATTGTGACCAAGTTCCATGCATGGCTGTTCTATTTGCTTGTGTGACTTGTACGAATTAACTAAAAATGTTTATAAGTTCATAGGAAAGCAGCAAAACGACAGCTTTTTCTTACTGTGGCAACGTAAAAGAATAGTACGTTCTGTTACTCTAGACTTCACAATTTCTTGTCTGTACTGGAAACTACCCCATAAGGTGCACTCAATGTCTGACCAAACAGACGCCATATGGAGTTATTAATTATTAAGCCATTGGAGAGAACAGCACAGATGTCACCAGTTTCTTCTGTAGCAGCTTAGTTGCTGCTAACTTGCAAATGCCATAAAATGGGAAAATCATTCTTATGCCTTAAACCAGAAGTAACGAGACCTCGTTTGAAAAATGCAGAACACTAGAGCAGACAATCTTTTTGGGAAGTTCTGAGTTTCCCTGGATCATGTACGGAACTGAGCAGCCTGCATTCTACTCAAGTAAACTGTGCTTTGCTCCTACTCCATAATCTCTCACTAAGAGCCATTTTAACTTCATATACCAACTATCTAGATTTTCTGGTCTGAACTGTGCCTTTATGTTCTGCCCTCTAGTTTAAGGAAACTTTTATTAATGTTAAGTGAAATCAACCCCTTTCCAAATGGCCCATGCTCCACTGAAGCATTATCTGTGGGCTTCCAGCACTGGGGACTCAGTATTAAATATCGTGCTACACTAAATTCAAACCTGCAAAAATGTGAAGGCATTAATTTCCTTCTGATCGTCATCTGGAGATACTTGTATATGGCTAAAGAACCCAAGGGCTCTGAAGAATCAGAAGATCTCCATTATTCTGCCAACAGGAAGAAACAGCAACTGCTGCTACACTGATACATTTAATATTCTGATGATTCATATCGCCTTGCTGCAAGAAATCTCAAGCATAGAACATTTCATTCAGCTTCAAATGAACCTCAAGAAACAATCACTTCATGAAAAGCTTTGCCATATTTGTTATGTGTTATATGCTACTGAAGAATTCTTAATGCCCTCTCGTACCATCATGATACAAACATTCTAGAAGTATAGACTATAAATCTGTGCAGAGGTCTACATTCCATATGCAAACTGCCGCAGCGTTCTGTGGCTGAGCTTCCACTGACTTGTATTATGTAGCTCCCCTTTACTGGTTCAGGGCTTCAAAGGTAGGTTGAACACAAGCTACATGTTTTTTGGTACAATTTATGTGGAAGATGGGATCTTTTCTGCTTTGCAAGAAGTCAAACAGCACATTGTCCTAGGGCAAATACTTCTGTAAGCTGAAATGCATGATCGGTATACACATTTGCAGAATCAAGGCCCAAGGTCAAGAGGCTTCCTATGCATGAGAACACATCAGGAAACAACCGCGCCACACTTTCAACAGCTGGCCAGGTTTCATTTTTATTCACCGGGAACAACATTCAATATATCAACACTCGCTTTTGACTTAAAATCCTTACTCCTGATCACATTCATTCCTTTAGAGTTAGTAACAGTAATGTTCCCTTTTGCAGCTTGGCTTTGAGTCATGAATGTGGCTCTCCCCAACAGACAAGCAGGCACCAGACTTCCCGTGAGAATGCCAGATGCCACTAAAAAAATATCATAAACATAGTTGTCCCCTTGTATTTGTGTCTGTGAGGAGGATATAGAGCAGTGGTATACTATGAAAGCAATGACTTGATGCATCAATATTTATAATACTTCTAAGCATCAGTACAGCAATTCTTACAGGAGTTCAACCAAAGTATGTTTTCActagaaaagcagaaaatacctGAAGAATTAATTCAATTATACTAGCAATAATTAAATATGAACCAGAGAATTATGGAGATCAGGTTAGTCCTACAAACTTAAAAAGTGTTCATTTATAGTTAAATACCAATTAAAACATGCAGCAAATGCTTTAAAATGTAATTACTCATTATTTTAAGAGAAGCTGCAGTATGCTATTGCAAGTATCTTAACCAtacattatttaattaaaaaatgggactTGCACATTAACACTGTCTGTAAAGTGCTCAAACTCAAAAAGCACTGCTGTATCATTCACATGAGGATGGCAAGCGCGACCTGCAGTTCAGGAGAGTATGATACACAGATTAAGTGACCTGCCGAGGATTGTGACCGCAGGTAAGAGAAAAGCCACCAACCCTACCGCCTTTAAACATCAGTCCTACCACAGCTTCACATTAGTTCAAATGAAGAGATGCTCCATTATGTTTTATGATGACATGATCCTCAATATTCTTTAATATAAGGTGGCAACTAAGGATGCGAGGAAAAGAGCAACTTGTTGAATCTACCAGGAACCCTCAGCTCCAATTGGTTTCGATGAAAAAACACTCCATCTAAAAATAGTTTCTCCTCCGCCATCTGAAGTTCTGTAGTGTAGATACTACAGTACCACTGCAATTTAAAGCTTAAGTCATAACTGGCCTACACCATACCTGAAGACATTGTTATACTTATTTATACTCATCTGTTTAACTAGACAAAGTATCAGATTAACCATACACATCCTTTCCCAGACAGTTTTTTTAACCTAAAGTATTAATCATTCTCAGCATCTAGTTTTGTTAGACGACCACTGACAGACACAGAAGGTAACAGTGGGTATGCAACTTGACACTAGGTGCCATAATGAGAAGTTTGAATTAGTGCTTTGTACATTTTTCACAGCTGCAGCGCAGAGGCATTTTATGTATAAATAAACCCAGCACCACACTAGCCATGTGTCTTTGTCCAGGCCCTGTGGATTTAGGCATCGAACCAAACCCACAGCTCCCCCTGCTCTGCAACGAACACTTGAACTGCAACACAAAGATCCCCATTCAATCATGTAGCTTGTTAGGCTATTCCAGGCTGGAGAAGTCACATTTTCAGACTCTGGTAAATGTTAAA
This genomic window contains:
- the PDPN gene encoding podoplanin, which encodes MFIKLQLFIFVLGSVPFVALAEEASSVLEGEESAKIDFRDRNDTEFEELSTLLPTRLHHATNLLEFGELMTTESAFATSEDSEHSTGYETNTETVDGGRSGEAEKTEKGGLETIALVGIIIGIIVAVGILAGIIIAVVRKMSGRYS